In one window of Helianthus annuus cultivar XRQ/B chromosome 17, HanXRQr2.0-SUNRISE, whole genome shotgun sequence DNA:
- the LOC110922120 gene encoding uncharacterized protein LOC110922120 yields the protein MKFFLPELGFCFGGTEITPETETISTVAPTNQPRAKRGNTAKHWKPELSAIAEDGGVLNACQQSNQSVSVVKKPLNKVKSAGKTRSQSYVSNYRKFSHAMAIPAFSPTPFVF from the exons ATGAAATTTTTCCTCCCTGAGCTTGGTTTTTGTTTTGGCGGAACCGAAATAACGCCAGAGACAGAGACCATCTCCACTGTTGCCCCAACAAATCAGCCGCGTGCAAAGCGTGGTAATACCGCCAAACACTGGAAGCCGGAGCTCTCAGCAATTGCTGAGGATGGTGGCGTTTTGAACGCGTGTCAACAGAGTAATCAATCGGTTAGTGTTGTCAAGAAACCGTTGAACAAAGTTAAATCTGCGGGAAAAACTCGATCTCAATCATATGTCAGTAATTACAG GAAATTTAGTCACGCGATGGCAATTCCGGCTTTCTCTCCAACGCCGTTTGTGTTCTGA